Proteins encoded together in one Deinococcus hopiensis KR-140 window:
- a CDS encoding EAL domain-containing protein, protein MPSSPAGTCQACQAPPTPLPDIAMAFQPLVNVRTREIFAYEALVRGAQGQGAGWVFGQIGEGGHYHFDQLCRVTAIRAAARLGLHLTGDALLSINFLPNAVYEAVTCLRATLRTAQEVDFPPSRLLFEVTEHEHVTDEAHVQRIIETYRRSGFQTALDDYGAGHATAGLLLALRPDVVKVDMKLVRGVHTDLWREELIRHLALFAQRVGLLVVAEGVETAEEARCLLTLGVTHMQGYFFARPGLECLPTVPDEVYAQLGV, encoded by the coding sequence ATGCCGTCCTCGCCCGCCGGAACCTGCCAGGCCTGTCAGGCTCCGCCCACGCCGCTGCCCGATATCGCCATGGCCTTTCAGCCTCTTGTCAACGTGAGGACGCGCGAGATCTTCGCCTATGAGGCGCTGGTGCGGGGCGCGCAGGGCCAGGGCGCCGGGTGGGTGTTTGGCCAGATTGGGGAAGGAGGCCATTACCACTTCGATCAGCTGTGCCGGGTAACGGCTATCCGCGCGGCGGCGCGGCTGGGGCTGCACCTCACCGGGGACGCCCTGCTGTCCATCAACTTCCTGCCCAATGCCGTGTATGAGGCCGTCACCTGCCTGCGCGCCACGCTGCGAACCGCCCAGGAGGTGGACTTTCCCCCGAGCCGCCTGCTGTTCGAAGTCACCGAGCATGAGCACGTGACCGACGAGGCGCACGTGCAGCGGATCATCGAGACGTACCGCCGCTCCGGCTTCCAGACCGCCCTCGACGACTACGGGGCCGGGCACGCCACCGCCGGACTGCTGCTCGCCCTGCGCCCGGACGTGGTGAAGGTGGACATGAAGCTTGTGCGCGGCGTCCACACGGACCTCTGGCGTGAGGAGCTGATCCGGCACCTCGCGCTGTTCGCACAGCGGGTGGGCCTGCTCGTGGTGGCCGAGGGCGTGGAGACCGCCGAGGAGGCCCGCTGCCTGCTGACGCTGGGCGTGACCCACATGCAGGGCTACTTCTTCGCACGCCCCGGCCTGGAGTGTCTGCCCACCGTGCCGGACGAGGTGTACGCACAACTGGGGGTGTGA
- the ychF gene encoding redox-regulated ATPase YchF, whose translation MGLSIGIVGLPNVGKSTLFNAITRAGALAANYPFATIEPNVGRVTVPDERLSALSKVFTKGERVPPIIPTFVEFVDIAGLVKGASQGEGLGNQFLANIREVDAIAHVVRCFEDGNVIHVAGRVDPLDDIETINTELILADLSGLEKRLANLQKKAKGNDKDAKEQAALAEQILAVLGEGKPARAGSYDAPIPKEFGLITTKPVIYVANVGEGDLQEDNGYVTRVREYAAAEGAQVVKISAQIEGELAEMPEDEAREFLADLGVAESGLDQLVKVGYETLGLITFITSGEKEVRAWTIRRGEKAPEAAGEIHSDLERGFIRAEVIEWDKMVEAGGWAGAKAKGWVRTEGKEYVMKDGDIMNVLHNM comes from the coding sequence ATGGGACTTTCTATCGGCATCGTGGGCCTGCCCAACGTCGGAAAAAGCACGCTGTTCAACGCCATCACCCGCGCCGGGGCGCTCGCCGCCAACTACCCCTTCGCCACCATCGAGCCCAACGTGGGCCGCGTGACCGTGCCCGACGAGCGCTTATCCGCCCTGAGCAAGGTCTTTACCAAGGGCGAGCGCGTGCCGCCCATCATCCCCACCTTCGTGGAATTCGTGGACATCGCCGGGCTGGTCAAGGGGGCCAGCCAGGGCGAGGGCCTGGGCAACCAGTTTCTGGCGAACATCCGTGAGGTGGACGCCATCGCCCACGTGGTCCGATGCTTTGAGGACGGCAACGTGATCCACGTCGCGGGCCGGGTGGACCCCCTCGACGACATCGAGACGATCAACACCGAGCTGATTCTCGCGGATCTCTCGGGCCTCGAAAAGCGGCTTGCCAACCTCCAGAAAAAGGCCAAGGGCAACGACAAGGACGCCAAGGAGCAGGCCGCGCTCGCGGAACAGATTCTGGCCGTGCTGGGTGAGGGCAAGCCTGCCCGCGCCGGAAGCTACGACGCGCCCATTCCCAAGGAGTTCGGCCTGATTACCACCAAGCCCGTGATCTACGTGGCAAATGTGGGCGAGGGGGACCTGCAGGAAGACAACGGGTACGTGACCCGGGTGCGCGAGTACGCGGCGGCCGAGGGCGCGCAGGTGGTCAAGATCAGCGCCCAGATCGAGGGCGAACTCGCCGAGATGCCCGAGGACGAGGCGCGCGAATTCCTGGCAGACCTGGGGGTGGCCGAAAGCGGCCTGGACCAGCTCGTGAAGGTGGGCTACGAGACGCTGGGACTGATCACCTTCATCACCTCGGGCGAGAAGGAAGTGCGCGCCTGGACCATTCGCCGCGGCGAGAAGGCCCCCGAGGCCGCCGGGGAAATCCACTCGGACCTGGAACGCGGCTTTATCCGCGCCGAGGTGATCGAGTGGGACAAGATGGTGGAGGCGGGCGGCTGGGCCGGAGCCAAGGCCAAGGGCTGGGTGCGCACCGAGGGCAAGGAGTACGTCATGAAAGACGGCGACATCATGAACGTGCTGCACAACATGTGA
- a CDS encoding bifunctional metallophosphatase/5'-nucleotidase — protein sequence MIKFWLLSAALLGSAAGAAPLTVTILHTDDLHGHLDPVKVGQGTYGGYARQTALVRKYTAQDTNPLVLSGGDTFQGTLFYNVYQGLADVLFMNYQGYQAMAVGNHEFDNGPEALARFAQKAQFPLLAANLDLTQEPLLRDLIKPYAVLNVGGQKVGLVGAVTPDLPLISSPGDKVKMLELMQSLNNSVKALQEQGIDKIILLSHLGYTLEQEVAKTVPGIDVIVGGHSHTLLGAFDNKDFPPSEGPYPTVVQNPDGNRSLLVAAWEWGKVLGRIQVKFNDAGAVESYEGNPIPVSADLPEDPTAKRMIETLSVPIANLRAQVIGNTTAGLNGSREIVRKRESAMANVLADAALESARSAGATIAFVNGGGVRSSIDAGPITFEEAITVQPFGNTLTVLDLTGAEIKRALEHGVATWSESKGQFLHVSRGVSYTFDLSKPAGSRVTAVTLDGQPLDDAKTYTVAMNTFTAGGGDGFDVFKSAGGRRIDTGTLDVDILVNYFKAHPTVDAQPEGRIVIVNEPK from the coding sequence ATGATTAAATTCTGGCTTCTCTCGGCGGCCCTGCTCGGCTCGGCTGCGGGCGCGGCTCCGCTTACCGTGACCATCTTGCACACCGATGACCTGCACGGGCACCTCGATCCGGTGAAGGTGGGGCAGGGCACCTACGGAGGCTACGCCCGGCAGACGGCGCTGGTGCGCAAGTACACGGCGCAGGACACCAACCCGCTGGTGCTCTCGGGCGGTGACACCTTTCAGGGCACGCTGTTCTACAACGTCTATCAGGGCCTGGCCGACGTGCTGTTTATGAACTACCAGGGCTACCAGGCGATGGCCGTGGGCAACCACGAGTTCGACAATGGTCCCGAGGCCCTGGCCCGCTTCGCCCAAAAGGCGCAGTTTCCGCTGCTGGCCGCCAACCTCGACCTCACCCAGGAGCCGCTGTTGCGGGACCTGATCAAACCCTACGCGGTGCTAAACGTGGGCGGACAGAAGGTGGGGCTGGTGGGCGCGGTGACGCCGGACCTGCCGCTGATCAGCAGCCCCGGCGACAAGGTCAAGATGCTGGAACTGATGCAGAGCCTCAACAACAGCGTGAAGGCGCTGCAGGAGCAGGGCATCGACAAGATCATCCTGCTGTCGCACCTGGGCTATACGCTGGAGCAGGAGGTCGCCAAGACGGTGCCCGGCATCGACGTGATCGTGGGGGGCCACTCACACACCCTGCTGGGGGCCTTCGACAACAAGGACTTTCCGCCCAGCGAGGGGCCCTACCCCACGGTCGTCCAGAACCCGGACGGCAACCGCAGCCTGCTGGTGGCCGCGTGGGAATGGGGCAAGGTACTGGGGCGCATTCAGGTCAAGTTCAACGACGCGGGGGCCGTCGAGAGCTATGAGGGTAACCCCATTCCGGTGTCGGCGGACCTGCCCGAGGACCCCACCGCCAAGCGCATGATCGAGACGCTGAGCGTGCCGATCGCCAACCTGCGCGCCCAGGTGATCGGCAACACCACCGCTGGCCTGAACGGCAGCCGCGAGATCGTGCGCAAGCGCGAGAGCGCCATGGCGAACGTGCTCGCCGACGCGGCGCTGGAATCGGCCCGCAGCGCCGGGGCGACCATCGCCTTTGTGAACGGCGGCGGCGTACGCTCCTCCATCGACGCGGGGCCGATCACCTTCGAGGAAGCCATCACCGTACAGCCCTTCGGCAACACCCTGACGGTACTGGACCTGACGGGGGCCGAGATCAAGCGGGCGCTGGAACACGGCGTTGCCACCTGGAGCGAGAGCAAGGGACAGTTCCTGCACGTCTCCAGGGGCGTGAGCTACACCTTCGATCTCTCGAAGCCCGCTGGAAGCCGCGTGACCGCCGTAACCCTGGACGGCCAGCCCCTGGACGACGCAAAGACTTACACCGTCGCCATGAACACCTTTACGGCTGGAGGTGGGGACGGCTTCGATGTGTTCAAGAGCGCCGGGGGCCGCCGCATCGACACGGGGACGCTGGACGTGGACATTCTGGTGAACTACTTCAAGGCCCACCCCACGGTGGACGCGCAGCCCGAAGGCCGCATCGTAATAGTGAACGAGCCCAAATAA
- a CDS encoding antibiotic biosynthesis monooxygenase, producing MSDAAPLPQTAPSPATPPHRDGVTLVITEYVRPSRVAKYEDWARELHSTLARHPGFVGVHVLRGQSGNVTEYVTLVRFASRAALAAWRVSPEYAAALQQLPEFTAAEVDYRESEGLEAWFDRPTRSVAPPLWKNVVVGVVGVYPLILIFNLLFAPFTKGWPWWLAILSTTIPATLFLNWPVLPLLSRLLRRWLYPARG from the coding sequence ATGTCCGACGCCGCTCCCCTTCCGCAGACCGCGCCCAGTCCCGCCACGCCGCCCCACCGGGACGGCGTCACGCTGGTCATCACCGAGTACGTGCGCCCGTCGCGGGTGGCCAAGTACGAGGACTGGGCGCGGGAGCTGCACAGCACGCTGGCGCGGCACCCAGGGTTTGTGGGCGTTCACGTGCTGCGTGGGCAGAGCGGCAACGTAACGGAATACGTGACGCTGGTGCGCTTCGCCTCCCGCGCAGCGCTCGCCGCCTGGCGGGTGTCGCCCGAGTACGCAGCAGCGCTCCAGCAGCTGCCCGAGTTCACGGCTGCCGAGGTGGATTACCGCGAATCGGAGGGACTGGAGGCGTGGTTTGACCGTCCCACCCGCTCGGTGGCCCCGCCGCTGTGGAAGAACGTGGTGGTGGGCGTGGTGGGCGTCTATCCGCTGATCCTGATCTTCAACCTGCTGTTTGCGCCCTTCACGAAGGGCTGGCCGTGGTGGCTCGCCATCCTGAGCACCACCATCCCCGCCACCCTTTTCCTGAACTGGCCGGTGCTGCCGCTGCTCTCACGCCTGCTGCGGCGCTGGCTCTATCCGGCACGGGGCTGA
- a CDS encoding MBL fold metallo-hydrolase, with product MRLTRHGSHLVQLTHLGLINAYLVSEANGLTLIDTGMPGGGPALLGAARTLGQSIRRIVLTHAHGDHIGGLDALHAALPEVPVFISPRDARLLRGDHTLDPGEPQTPLRGDLRQSAVPVIPLADGEQIGSLRAVATPGHTPGHLAFLDTRDGTLIAGDAFQTVMGTAVSSERRWTFPFPALATWHAPTALASARRLSDLRPTRLAAGHGRVTEAPVEAMLRAVERAERRSAAAAQPRAG from the coding sequence ATGCGTCTTACCCGGCACGGCTCCCATCTCGTCCAGCTGACCCATCTCGGCCTGATCAATGCTTACCTGGTCTCTGAGGCGAACGGCCTGACGCTCATCGACACCGGGATGCCCGGCGGTGGCCCAGCCCTCCTTGGGGCGGCCCGGACGCTGGGGCAGTCCATTCGCCGGATCGTGCTCACCCACGCGCATGGGGACCATATCGGTGGACTTGACGCGCTGCACGCGGCGCTGCCGGAGGTGCCCGTCTTCATCTCCCCGCGCGACGCCCGCCTGTTGCGCGGCGACCACACGCTGGACCCCGGCGAGCCGCAGACGCCCCTACGCGGTGATCTGCGCCAGAGTGCGGTCCCCGTCATCCCCCTCGCAGACGGTGAACAGATCGGCAGCCTGCGTGCCGTTGCCACCCCGGGCCACACCCCAGGTCACCTCGCCTTTCTGGATACGCGGGACGGCACCCTGATCGCGGGCGACGCTTTTCAGACAGTAATGGGCACAGCCGTCAGCAGCGAGCGGCGCTGGACCTTTCCCTTTCCCGCCCTGGCCACCTGGCACGCGCCCACGGCGCTGGCGAGTGCCCGCCGTCTGAGTGATCTGCGCCCCACCCGCCTCGCGGCGGGACACGGCCGGGTCACCGAGGCTCCGGTGGAGGCCATGCTCCGCGCGGTGGAGCGGGCCGAGCGCCGGAGTGCTGCCGCCGCTCAGCCCCGTGCCGGATAG
- a CDS encoding TetR/AcrR family transcriptional regulator yields MVYPSKLSPEAILQAAERLLRGGGEEGLSMRALAEALGVRASSLYRHYPDRAALLLALEDGAVLALHREMAAAAEGLFPGEAVLAAGHAYLNYARAQPHLYGLLLAHRPPAVAGPGAGKALWNHVLHLVGAVTGHPDDTAAAVAFWAYLHGFALLERSGQFGLSGPRGGFERGLEALVRGLATEQKGGG; encoded by the coding sequence ATGGTCTATCCTTCCAAGCTGAGTCCGGAAGCGATCCTCCAGGCCGCCGAGCGTCTGCTGCGTGGGGGTGGCGAGGAAGGGCTGAGTATGCGGGCCCTGGCGGAGGCCCTGGGGGTGCGGGCCAGCAGCCTGTACCGGCACTATCCGGACCGCGCAGCGCTGCTGCTGGCCCTGGAGGACGGGGCAGTCCTGGCCCTGCACCGGGAAATGGCGGCGGCGGCCGAGGGACTCTTCCCCGGGGAAGCCGTTCTGGCGGCGGGGCACGCCTACCTGAACTACGCCCGCGCGCAGCCCCACCTGTACGGCCTGCTCCTCGCCCACCGGCCTCCCGCCGTCGCCGGGCCCGGCGCAGGTAAAGCCTTGTGGAACCACGTGCTGCACCTCGTCGGCGCGGTTACCGGCCATCCCGACGACACGGCGGCGGCCGTTGCCTTCTGGGCCTACCTTCACGGCTTCGCCCTGCTGGAGCGTAGCGGGCAGTTCGGCCTGAGTGGACCCCGGGGCGGCTTCGAGCGGGGCCTGGAGGCGCTGGTGCGGGGGCTGGCAACCGAACAGAAGGGGGGCGGCTGA
- a CDS encoding FtsW/RodA/SpoVE family cell cycle protein, which translates to MSVQLVLAQVMLLTLGLIGVATASPGHIVDHSLKGLLALLVTFLAARLRPRAFLRIAPAYWILTLLLLLLTLFVGHGTVTSPGTKRWLGSGPFQFQPSELAKLGLVLMLASFFSRRGVQNKLISATGMILATTVLVLFEPDLGTTVLTFGLGIILMYAAGVRIANITGFLLGLVLVAIPFVDNYLKKHTYISERIFGHQNRDSTLEVGLDQIGMAHRDLKFGGWWGMGPDGPRWNYFAAHTDMVVASVGYSTGLLGVAMLLFAYWLIVSTALQVSQYATRVRPMTPEIHGATILATGAMFMVVGQAFVNLAVAAGIFPVTGVPLPLVSYGFSSMLTMSLALGVIHSAMREVRRHLPAAHQTSDLVPLPAD; encoded by the coding sequence ATGAGCGTTCAACTCGTGCTCGCGCAGGTGATGCTGCTGACGCTGGGGTTGATCGGCGTGGCGACGGCCTCACCTGGGCACATCGTGGACCACAGCCTCAAAGGCCTGCTCGCGCTGCTCGTCACCTTTCTGGCGGCCCGGTTGCGGCCCCGCGCCTTCTTGCGAATCGCGCCTGCCTACTGGATCCTTACCCTGCTGCTGCTGCTGCTGACCCTGTTTGTCGGTCACGGCACGGTTACAAGTCCGGGCACCAAGCGGTGGCTGGGCTCAGGCCCCTTCCAGTTTCAGCCGTCCGAGTTGGCCAAACTCGGGCTGGTGCTGATGCTGGCCTCGTTCTTCTCACGCCGGGGGGTGCAGAACAAGCTCATCAGCGCCACCGGCATGATCCTCGCCACGACGGTGCTCGTGCTGTTCGAGCCGGACCTGGGGACCACCGTGCTGACCTTCGGCCTGGGCATCATCCTGATGTACGCCGCCGGGGTGCGTATCGCCAACATCACTGGCTTTCTGCTGGGGCTGGTGCTGGTCGCCATTCCCTTCGTCGACAATTATCTCAAGAAGCACACTTACATCTCCGAACGCATCTTCGGGCACCAGAACCGCGACAGCACCCTGGAAGTCGGCCTGGACCAGATCGGCATGGCGCACCGCGACCTGAAGTTCGGCGGCTGGTGGGGGATGGGCCCCGACGGCCCACGCTGGAACTACTTCGCCGCCCACACCGACATGGTGGTGGCGTCGGTGGGCTATTCCACGGGGCTGCTGGGCGTGGCGATGCTGCTGTTCGCCTACTGGCTGATCGTTTCCACGGCCCTGCAGGTCTCGCAGTACGCCACCCGGGTGCGGCCCATGACGCCCGAAATTCACGGCGCGACCATCCTGGCGACGGGCGCGATGTTCATGGTGGTGGGGCAGGCCTTCGTGAACCTCGCGGTGGCGGCGGGCATCTTCCCGGTCACGGGTGTGCCGCTGCCGCTCGTCAGCTACGGCTTTTCCTCCATGCTCACCATGAGCCTCGCCTTGGGCGTTATCCACAGCGCCATGCGCGAGGTGCGCCGCCACCTGCCTGCCGCCCACCAGACCTCCGATCTGGTGCCTCTGCCCGCCGACTAG